From a single Arachnia propionica genomic region:
- the scpB gene encoding SMC-Scp complex subunit ScpB — protein sequence MSIARAVEALLLMATEPVRATDLATQLGVPEREVLEELEQLEGFYRDTERGFELCRVAGGWRLATSPDLAEVLEAAVVAETRARLSQAALETLAVIAYLQPVTRGRVSGVRGVSVDGVVRTLLAHGLITEAGEEPNGAMTFTTTPLFLQKLGLDSLDELPDLAPLLPDAVALEAELRAASGIEEQHD from the coding sequence GTGAGCATCGCCCGCGCCGTCGAGGCACTTCTGCTCATGGCCACTGAACCCGTTCGGGCAACTGACCTTGCAACCCAGCTGGGAGTACCGGAACGCGAGGTGCTCGAAGAGCTGGAACAGTTGGAAGGGTTCTATCGGGACACTGAACGAGGTTTCGAGTTGTGCCGTGTCGCAGGAGGATGGCGTCTGGCCACCTCCCCGGATCTCGCTGAGGTGCTGGAGGCCGCGGTGGTTGCGGAAACCCGGGCCCGGCTCAGCCAGGCGGCCCTGGAAACCCTGGCGGTCATCGCCTACCTCCAGCCTGTGACCCGCGGTCGGGTTTCTGGAGTACGGGGTGTGAGTGTCGACGGCGTCGTCCGAACCCTGCTGGCCCACGGCCTGATCACCGAGGCAGGGGAGGAACCGAATGGGGCCATGACCTTCACCACCACTCCGTTGTTCCTGCAGAAACTGGGGCTCGACTCGCTGGACGAGCTACCGGACTTGGCGCCACTGCTGCCCGACGCCGTAGCCTTGGAAGCCGAACTTCGCGCAGCATCGGGAATCGAGGAGCAACATGACTGA
- a CDS encoding site-specific tyrosine recombinase XerD: MSAAEDALEQYLAHVRVERGLRANTVAAYRRDLERYLAFLAARGVTDLGEVSPIEISEYVRELAGGLKGASVARALVSVRNLHAFAHEEKMTSENPASEIQVPKLGKRLPKALSVAEVERLLVTPDRKDPIGLRDAALVELLYGTGARISEITSLDVDDVTTVMADEGAGLRLRGKGGKERVVPLGSFARDVLEAYLVRSRPGLAVKGDGGGALLLNTLGRRLSRNSAFAIVSRCAKLAGIEMEVSPHSLRHSYATHLLEGGADVRVVQELLGHASVATTQIYTLVTVDRLREVYLEAHPRAR, from the coding sequence GTGAGCGCCGCCGAGGACGCGCTGGAGCAATATCTGGCACATGTACGTGTGGAACGGGGACTGCGAGCGAACACTGTCGCCGCCTATCGCCGCGACCTGGAACGCTACCTTGCTTTCTTGGCGGCCCGGGGTGTGACCGACCTGGGGGAGGTGAGCCCCATCGAGATCAGTGAATACGTTCGTGAACTGGCTGGAGGACTCAAGGGGGCTTCAGTGGCGCGGGCACTCGTCAGCGTGCGTAACCTCCACGCCTTCGCCCACGAGGAGAAAATGACCTCCGAGAATCCGGCCTCCGAGATTCAGGTACCCAAGCTGGGTAAGCGACTCCCCAAGGCGCTCAGTGTAGCCGAGGTCGAGAGGCTGCTCGTTACCCCTGACAGGAAGGATCCCATCGGGTTGCGGGATGCCGCCCTGGTGGAGCTGCTCTACGGTACGGGTGCCCGGATTTCGGAGATCACGAGTCTCGACGTCGACGACGTCACCACGGTCATGGCTGACGAGGGAGCCGGGCTGAGGCTCAGAGGAAAGGGTGGAAAGGAACGGGTGGTTCCCCTCGGTAGTTTCGCCCGGGATGTCCTCGAGGCCTATCTGGTGCGATCTCGCCCCGGGCTCGCAGTTAAGGGCGACGGTGGCGGAGCGCTGCTGCTGAACACCCTTGGAAGGCGGCTGTCGCGCAACTCGGCATTCGCCATCGTCTCCAGGTGTGCCAAGCTCGCCGGGATTGAGATGGAAGTCTCACCCCACTCGCTGCGGCACAGCTATGCCACCCATCTTCTTGAAGGCGGCGCCGACGTGAGGGTGGTGCAGGAACTGCTCGGGCATGCGTCGGTGGCCACCACTCAGATCTACACCCTCGTCACCGTGGATCGTCTCCGTGAGGTCTACCTGGAGGCGCACCCGCGGGCGAGGTGA
- a CDS encoding segregation and condensation protein A, with amino-acid sequence MSRRARTRAEEKPQSTPGFEVHLENFEGPFDLLLQLISRRELDVTQVALSQVTDEFIAHVRAAGEVLGLEQTSSFLVVAATLLDLKAARLLPGGEVTDPEDLAALEARDLLFARLLQYRAFKQLAAWVEEAMTTAGRQQWRPGGLEERFRGVLVQVELPIGPEELVQLAARALAPKPAPVVQLAHLHGSRVSVVEQTGIVAELLAGKGQLTFRSLVAGCDRLTTVVRFLAVLELFRAGRVSFEQAGPLTELSIRWSGGETTGIVVDEYETEEEM; translated from the coding sequence GTGAGCCGACGAGCTCGCACCCGAGCCGAGGAGAAACCACAGAGCACCCCGGGGTTTGAGGTGCACCTGGAGAACTTCGAGGGACCGTTTGACCTGCTGCTCCAGCTCATTTCCCGCCGCGAACTGGACGTCACCCAAGTGGCGCTGAGCCAGGTCACCGACGAGTTCATCGCCCATGTCCGCGCCGCCGGTGAAGTGTTGGGTCTGGAACAGACCAGCTCTTTCCTGGTGGTGGCCGCCACCCTCCTGGACTTGAAAGCCGCTCGACTGCTGCCAGGTGGTGAGGTGACCGACCCTGAGGATCTGGCAGCCTTGGAGGCCCGGGACCTGCTGTTCGCCCGGCTGCTCCAGTACCGGGCGTTCAAGCAGCTGGCTGCCTGGGTGGAGGAAGCCATGACCACGGCTGGCCGTCAACAGTGGCGTCCTGGCGGGTTGGAGGAGCGATTCCGCGGTGTTCTGGTCCAAGTCGAGTTGCCGATCGGCCCCGAGGAACTGGTGCAGCTGGCTGCCCGGGCATTGGCGCCGAAACCGGCACCGGTCGTGCAGCTCGCCCACCTGCACGGCAGCCGCGTCAGTGTCGTGGAGCAGACCGGGATCGTTGCAGAACTGCTGGCCGGGAAGGGACAGCTCACGTTCCGCTCCCTGGTCGCGGGGTGTGACCGGTTGACCACGGTGGTGCGATTTCTCGCGGTCCTCGAGCTGTTCCGCGCCGGACGGGTCAGTTTTGAACAAGCCGGTCCGCTCACGGAGCTCAGTATCCGCTGGTCAGGGGGAGAGACCACGGGAATCGTCGTGGACGAGTACGAGACCGAGGAGGAGATGTGA
- a CDS encoding pseudouridine synthase, producing MTEPEGIRLQKVLAAAGVASRRASEILISEGRVEVNGKVVSEQGRRVDPDRDTIRVDGARIPPPRRHRYLVLNKPRGVVSTMDDPEGRRTLVDYLPRKSERLFHIGRLDTDTEGLILLTNDGEFAHRLSHPSFEVPKTYVAEVAGVVDQRTIQRLEKGRRLDDGPVKPDRVKLLSRGESRSLLAITLHEGRNRVVRRMMDSVGHPVDRLARTGIGPVRLGQLALGTTRELTREELGRLLDLVGM from the coding sequence ATGACTGAGCCGGAAGGCATCCGCTTGCAGAAGGTGCTGGCGGCAGCCGGGGTGGCGTCGCGCCGGGCCAGCGAGATCCTGATCTCCGAGGGGCGCGTGGAGGTCAACGGCAAGGTGGTCTCCGAACAAGGGCGCCGAGTAGACCCGGACCGTGACACCATCCGGGTCGATGGGGCTCGCATCCCCCCGCCACGCAGACACCGCTATTTGGTGCTGAACAAGCCTCGCGGGGTGGTTTCCACCATGGATGACCCGGAGGGCAGGCGCACCTTGGTGGACTACCTACCTCGCAAATCAGAAAGGCTCTTCCACATCGGACGCCTCGACACCGACACCGAGGGCCTGATCCTGTTGACCAACGACGGTGAGTTTGCCCATCGCCTCTCCCACCCCAGTTTCGAGGTTCCGAAGACCTACGTGGCGGAGGTTGCTGGTGTCGTGGACCAGAGGACCATCCAACGCCTGGAGAAGGGCCGGCGGCTCGATGACGGTCCCGTCAAGCCTGACCGGGTCAAGCTGCTCTCGCGTGGTGAGTCGCGTTCTTTGTTGGCGATTACTCTTCACGAGGGTCGCAACCGTGTTGTCAGACGCATGATGGATTCTGTGGGGCATCCGGTGGATCGGTTGGCGCGCACCGGCATCGGGCCTGTCAGGCTTGGTCAGCTTGCGCTCGGGACTACCCGAGAGCTGACTCGTGAGGAGCTAGGTAGGCTACTTGACCTGGTCGGTATGTGA
- a CDS encoding ParA family protein: MGGEVADKLFKVPDAPAESTLPEELGPTGRPMPDLPVPMPPAPGRDMHATIISMCNQKGGVGKTTTTINLGAALVELGHEVLLVDFDPQGSLSVGLGVNPHTLERSVYNLLLSREYTPDEVIQPTSVEGMDILPSNIDLSAAEVQLVSEVAREQTLSRLLEPLRSKYDFILVDCAPSLGLLTINALTASDYVIMPLECEFFALRGIALLTDTISKVSDRLNPNLKILGILGTMYDGRTLHSREVLERVVQAFGNDVFHTVIRRTVKFPETTVAGEPITTYASASKGADAYRMLAREVLRKCR; this comes from the coding sequence ATAGGAGGCGAAGTGGCCGACAAACTGTTCAAGGTCCCCGACGCGCCCGCTGAGTCAACCCTTCCCGAGGAGCTCGGACCAACGGGGCGGCCCATGCCTGATCTTCCCGTGCCCATGCCCCCCGCACCTGGTAGGGACATGCACGCCACCATCATCTCGATGTGCAACCAGAAGGGTGGGGTCGGGAAAACCACCACCACCATCAACCTGGGGGCCGCACTGGTGGAACTCGGCCACGAGGTGCTGTTGGTTGACTTCGACCCGCAGGGGTCGCTGTCCGTGGGGCTCGGCGTCAATCCTCACACTTTGGAACGCAGCGTCTACAACCTTCTGCTTTCCCGCGAGTACACGCCGGATGAGGTGATCCAGCCCACCTCCGTCGAGGGAATGGACATCCTTCCCAGCAACATCGACTTGTCCGCCGCCGAGGTGCAGCTCGTCAGTGAGGTGGCGCGTGAGCAGACCCTCAGCCGGCTACTGGAACCGCTGCGCAGCAAGTATGACTTCATCCTTGTCGACTGCGCCCCCAGCCTGGGGCTGCTAACCATCAATGCCCTGACCGCCAGCGACTACGTCATCATGCCACTGGAGTGCGAGTTCTTTGCCCTGCGAGGCATAGCCTTGCTGACCGACACCATTTCCAAGGTCTCCGACAGGCTCAACCCGAACCTGAAAATCCTCGGCATCCTTGGAACCATGTACGACGGGCGGACCCTCCACTCCCGTGAAGTGCTGGAACGAGTCGTCCAGGCCTTTGGCAACGATGTCTTCCACACTGTTATTCGACGCACCGTGAAGTTCCCTGAGACCACCGTTGCAGGTGAACCCATCACCACCTACGCATCAGCGTCCAAGGGGGCCGACGCCTACCGGATGCTCGCCCGAGAGGTGTTGCGGAAGTGCCGGTGA
- a CDS encoding NAD kinase has translation MTVETRTVAVLLHPERPEALDAATAFMSQMPGFRFLSFSDDVERLKNLVPGADLEPIDKKPAELAVVFGGDGTLLRAAEWAQPLDVPLLGVNLGHVGFLAELETSDLTSLPRAVIGGRYETEQRLVLRVEVTNASGTILWSSFAVNEVSLEKLMREKMLNVLVHVDAHPLSRWGCDGVLVATPTGSTAYAFSGGGPVVWPEVQAMLLVPLSAHALFNRPMVLAPDSHVSLELGGPVPQGIIWCDGRRSFEVGSGHRVAIKASGHPLRLARLSEQPFTTRLMRKFKLPIDGWRRPPRR, from the coding sequence ATGACCGTGGAAACCCGAACCGTCGCCGTGCTGCTGCACCCGGAACGTCCTGAAGCTCTGGATGCGGCAACGGCTTTCATGAGCCAGATGCCCGGCTTCAGGTTCCTGAGTTTCTCCGATGACGTGGAACGCCTGAAAAACCTTGTACCCGGAGCGGATCTTGAGCCCATTGACAAGAAACCGGCGGAACTGGCGGTCGTCTTCGGGGGTGATGGCACCCTTCTGCGAGCCGCAGAGTGGGCACAGCCTCTGGACGTCCCGTTGCTGGGGGTCAACCTCGGGCACGTCGGTTTCCTGGCGGAGCTGGAAACCTCGGACCTCACATCGTTGCCTCGGGCGGTGATCGGGGGACGCTACGAAACAGAGCAGCGTCTGGTGCTACGAGTCGAAGTGACCAACGCGTCCGGGACGATTCTGTGGTCCTCTTTCGCGGTCAATGAGGTATCGCTGGAGAAGTTGATGCGGGAGAAGATGCTGAACGTCCTCGTGCACGTCGACGCTCACCCGCTCTCCCGATGGGGATGTGATGGGGTGCTGGTGGCCACACCCACCGGATCCACCGCCTACGCGTTTTCCGGTGGTGGGCCCGTCGTGTGGCCCGAGGTGCAGGCGATGCTGCTGGTTCCCTTGTCTGCTCACGCTCTGTTCAACAGGCCCATGGTGCTCGCTCCCGACTCGCATGTCTCCCTCGAGTTGGGGGGGCCTGTGCCGCAGGGCATCATCTGGTGTGATGGCAGGCGCAGCTTCGAGGTGGGATCCGGACATCGGGTGGCGATCAAGGCCAGCGGACATCCGCTGCGTTTGGCTCGACTCTCTGAGCAGCCCTTCACCACGAGACTGATGCGGAAGTTCAAGCTGCCGATCGACGGCTGGCGGCGTCCACCCCGGAGGTGA
- a CDS encoding NUDIX hydrolase, which produces MSWDRPVAWEVRKRTELGKGHVSTFVDETIATPSGEVIARQYLTHPGAVAVVCWDEKRDAIAVVRQYRHPVRYELVEIPAGLLDMDGEEHVTAAQRELAEEAELAAGRWNVLVDITTTPGACEESLRIYLARNPRNASRPDGFVLEGEEAHMRSEWVPREDLVAAVLAGQCQSPTLVAGTLALETARLSGRIDQLRPADAPWPIRAGR; this is translated from the coding sequence ATGAGCTGGGATCGACCCGTCGCCTGGGAGGTCAGGAAACGAACCGAGCTGGGGAAGGGACACGTCTCCACCTTCGTCGATGAGACGATAGCCACTCCTTCCGGGGAGGTCATCGCACGCCAATACTTGACTCATCCCGGCGCGGTGGCGGTGGTCTGCTGGGACGAGAAACGCGATGCTATAGCGGTGGTGCGCCAGTACCGACACCCCGTGAGGTATGAACTGGTGGAGATCCCGGCCGGGCTTCTCGACATGGATGGCGAGGAGCACGTGACGGCGGCGCAGCGGGAACTCGCGGAGGAGGCCGAACTGGCCGCCGGGCGCTGGAACGTGTTGGTGGACATCACCACCACCCCAGGAGCCTGTGAGGAATCGCTGCGGATCTACCTGGCCCGCAACCCACGCAACGCTTCCCGCCCGGACGGTTTCGTCCTGGAGGGTGAGGAGGCGCACATGCGATCCGAATGGGTGCCGCGCGAGGACCTGGTGGCGGCAGTGCTGGCGGGGCAGTGCCAATCTCCGACGCTGGTGGCGGGAACCTTGGCCCTCGAAACCGCCAGGCTGTCCGGTCGCATCGACCAGCTGCGTCCCGCTGATGCTCCTTGGCCGATCAGAGCCGGTCGCTGA
- a CDS encoding TlyA family RNA methyltransferase codes for MRLDQELVIRGLARSRTQAARLVAEGRVKVSGAIARKPAMSVDTETDISADTEKWVSRAAHKLLGAIEESGTSMDGRVLDAGASTGGFTQVALAQGAKLVYAVDVGHHQLADPIRSDPRVRVREGLNLRDLTLADLDEECVDVVVGDVSFISLTLLLPSLLGVLHPTGVALLLVKPQFEVGRDRLGAGGVVRDSRLREETVDAVVEGAEDLGWVCDWRGPSRLPGAGGNQEFFIRLCSARGAYYP; via the coding sequence GTGAGGTTGGACCAGGAACTCGTCATCCGAGGGCTGGCGCGTTCCCGCACCCAGGCGGCCCGGCTCGTGGCGGAAGGTCGTGTCAAGGTCTCCGGCGCTATCGCGCGGAAACCTGCGATGAGTGTGGACACTGAGACCGATATATCGGCTGATACCGAGAAGTGGGTTTCTCGTGCCGCCCACAAACTTCTGGGGGCGATCGAGGAGTCCGGAACCTCCATGGACGGGCGCGTACTTGATGCGGGGGCATCGACCGGGGGATTCACGCAGGTGGCATTGGCGCAGGGAGCGAAGCTGGTCTACGCAGTCGACGTTGGACACCATCAGCTCGCCGATCCGATCCGCTCAGATCCGCGGGTCCGGGTCCGGGAGGGCCTGAACCTGCGTGACCTCACCCTGGCCGATCTGGATGAGGAGTGTGTCGACGTCGTGGTCGGGGACGTCTCTTTCATCTCGCTCACGCTTCTGCTGCCATCGCTCCTCGGGGTTCTGCATCCCACGGGGGTTGCGCTTCTGCTGGTGAAGCCACAGTTCGAGGTGGGAAGAGATCGTCTCGGAGCGGGCGGGGTGGTCCGTGACTCCAGATTGCGTGAGGAAACCGTGGATGCCGTTGTGGAGGGTGCCGAAGATCTCGGGTGGGTTTGCGACTGGCGTGGCCCCAGCCGATTGCCCGGTGCTGGCGGCAATCAGGAGTTCTTCATTCGATTGTGCTCGGCTCGCGGCGCTTATTACCCTTGA
- a CDS encoding isochorismatase family protein produces the protein MSRALIVVDVQRDFCEGGALAVSGGAAVAGDINRMLSGDHGYDMVVATRDHHVDPGEHFSDSPDFKDSWPPHCVAGTSGAQQHPGLTFAEWDAVFLKGRDAAAYSGFEGTDERTGELLGDYLRKHGVTEVDVCGIAADYCVDATARDAAAAGFGTTVLTDLTVAVHRDSLTKLKADWADTGVLMRAAVE, from the coding sequence ATGAGCCGTGCCCTGATTGTGGTCGATGTCCAGCGCGATTTCTGCGAGGGAGGGGCGCTCGCTGTGTCTGGAGGAGCTGCGGTTGCCGGGGACATCAACCGGATGTTGTCGGGCGACCATGGCTACGACATGGTGGTGGCGACCCGGGATCATCATGTTGATCCGGGCGAGCACTTCAGCGACTCCCCGGATTTCAAGGACTCCTGGCCTCCGCACTGCGTTGCGGGTACCTCAGGTGCGCAACAGCATCCCGGGTTGACCTTCGCGGAGTGGGACGCCGTGTTCCTGAAAGGCCGCGATGCGGCTGCTTACTCGGGTTTCGAGGGAACCGATGAGAGGACCGGTGAACTGTTGGGGGACTACCTGAGGAAACACGGCGTCACCGAGGTGGATGTCTGCGGGATAGCTGCCGACTACTGCGTCGATGCCACGGCGCGTGACGCTGCCGCCGCTGGTTTCGGAACGACCGTTCTGACCGATCTGACGGTTGCTGTCCACCGTGATTCTTTGACGAAACTGAAGGCCGACTGGGCGGACACAGGTGTGTTGATGCGCGCGGCCGTGGAGTGA
- the recN gene encoding DNA repair protein RecN: MLTELRLNSLGVVAEAVLPLGPGLTALTGETGAGKTMIVAGLGLLLGARADASLVRNGQDRALVQGRWEVGELMAEAVEALGGDLDDGVELATLRQVSSQGRSRATVGGAQVPVSTLAGLLAELATIHGQSEQVRLSSPERQRELLDAFAAPAALEDYRRDFAEHRRITEELARLEAEAMNRAREIDVLRFGLEEIAAVNPQEGEDEALAAEAVRLADADDLKALAMTARGALSGSEEDLDAPSVLGLVGVARKALETLSERDPGATELARRITETNYLLTDLAQDVAGYTADLVTDPLRQEAVADRRGQLATLTRKYGNDVAEVLEWAERATGQLAELDGADDRIEELRKRAAVLDEALDSAAARISRARKEAAGRLAKLASAELTALAMPHARLEFAVTKALRGPHGADRIELVFTANPGSVPGPLGKIASGGELSRVRLALEVVLAGQSPGHTFVFDEVDAGVGGAVGLEIGRRLKRLAANGQVIVVTHLAQVAAFADQHFLIAKSSDGQVTTSDVTPLGEEERAAELARMMSGSGESDAGLRHAKELLRIARTG, translated from the coding sequence ATGTTGACAGAGCTTCGTTTGAATTCGCTCGGAGTGGTGGCGGAGGCCGTCCTGCCGTTGGGTCCCGGGCTCACCGCGTTGACGGGAGAGACGGGCGCAGGAAAGACGATGATCGTCGCGGGACTCGGCCTGCTGCTGGGGGCCAGGGCCGATGCGTCGCTGGTCAGGAATGGGCAGGACAGGGCGCTCGTGCAGGGACGTTGGGAGGTCGGCGAGCTCATGGCCGAGGCGGTTGAGGCCCTCGGAGGGGACCTCGACGATGGGGTTGAGCTCGCCACCCTCCGGCAGGTCTCCTCCCAGGGACGCTCTCGCGCCACGGTTGGTGGGGCTCAGGTTCCCGTGTCCACCCTGGCTGGTTTGCTGGCTGAACTGGCGACGATCCACGGCCAGTCCGAACAGGTGCGGCTCTCCAGCCCGGAAAGGCAACGGGAGCTGCTCGATGCCTTCGCGGCACCGGCAGCGCTGGAGGACTACCGCCGCGACTTCGCGGAGCACCGCCGGATCACCGAAGAGCTTGCGAGGCTCGAAGCCGAGGCGATGAACCGGGCTCGGGAAATCGATGTGCTGAGGTTCGGGTTGGAAGAGATCGCGGCCGTTAACCCCCAGGAGGGGGAGGACGAGGCCCTGGCGGCAGAAGCGGTGCGTCTGGCTGATGCGGATGACCTCAAGGCCTTGGCGATGACAGCACGGGGTGCGTTGAGTGGGTCGGAGGAGGATCTCGACGCCCCCAGCGTGCTCGGGCTGGTCGGAGTGGCGCGCAAGGCCCTCGAAACGCTCTCCGAACGTGACCCGGGTGCCACTGAGCTGGCGCGACGGATCACCGAGACGAATTACCTGCTGACTGACCTCGCCCAGGACGTCGCGGGCTATACCGCCGACCTTGTCACCGACCCACTCAGGCAGGAGGCTGTTGCCGATCGCCGAGGCCAGCTCGCGACCCTGACCCGTAAGTACGGCAATGATGTCGCGGAGGTACTTGAGTGGGCGGAGCGGGCAACCGGGCAGCTGGCCGAGCTCGACGGAGCCGATGACCGGATCGAGGAACTGCGAAAGCGGGCCGCTGTCCTTGACGAGGCCCTCGACTCGGCGGCAGCCAGGATTTCTCGGGCTCGCAAGGAGGCCGCGGGAAGGTTGGCGAAGCTTGCATCCGCCGAGCTGACGGCCTTGGCGATGCCGCATGCCAGGCTGGAGTTCGCAGTCACAAAGGCCCTGCGTGGCCCTCACGGTGCAGATCGGATCGAGCTGGTCTTCACCGCCAATCCCGGTTCCGTCCCTGGGCCGCTGGGAAAGATCGCATCTGGCGGGGAACTTTCCCGCGTCCGGTTGGCACTCGAGGTGGTGCTCGCTGGACAGTCCCCAGGGCACACCTTCGTTTTCGACGAAGTGGACGCCGGGGTCGGTGGAGCCGTTGGCCTGGAGATCGGAAGAAGGCTGAAACGGCTGGCAGCGAACGGCCAAGTGATCGTGGTTACCCACCTGGCGCAGGTGGCGGCGTTCGCAGATCAACATTTCTTGATTGCCAAATCCAGTGATGGGCAGGTCACGACCTCGGACGTCACCCCTCTCGGCGAGGAGGAGCGCGCTGCCGAGCTGGCACGCATGATGAGCGGCAGCGGGGAATCTGACGCAGGTTTGAGACACGCGAAGGAACTGCTCAGAATCGCGCGGACCGGCTAA
- a CDS encoding LCP family protein, translating to MPEGPGRFAVPGWLWKPGVLILAVVVGLVTAGVLLNARANRLDLRLHASLNDGRTLLVVGIDDRSLAPEGTTDFGELDDEHGSRADLILALRRSGGETHAASIPRDLVVEVAPNEYDRLATSWLRGPQAFVDGLCRSLAMPVDHLAVVNLRGFVTLVDAVGGVEVTLEHPLRDDHAHIDLPTGTQLLDGRAALGFVRSRQGEILVDGAWVADPEGAAGRQRRGGEVFRAVLRRLPRNPVTLYSLAWRTLPETSLSGGTSLLDVAGFRDLQGDFTGIPVEGGRDADDWVATANDQTRAALARTGLAGGCSV from the coding sequence GTGCCTGAAGGCCCGGGGCGGTTTGCCGTTCCCGGGTGGCTCTGGAAACCCGGGGTGCTGATTCTTGCGGTCGTGGTCGGTTTGGTGACCGCTGGGGTGTTGTTGAACGCCCGCGCGAACCGCTTGGACCTAAGGCTGCATGCCTCGCTAAACGACGGACGCACTCTCCTTGTGGTCGGGATCGATGACCGCTCCTTGGCGCCAGAAGGCACCACTGACTTCGGCGAGCTTGACGATGAACACGGTTCCCGGGCCGACCTGATCCTGGCCCTCAGACGAAGCGGGGGAGAGACCCACGCTGCAAGCATTCCCCGAGATCTCGTGGTCGAGGTCGCTCCCAACGAGTACGACCGTCTGGCCACCAGCTGGCTGCGCGGCCCGCAGGCTTTCGTGGACGGCCTGTGCCGCAGTCTTGCCATGCCTGTGGATCACTTGGCCGTGGTGAACCTCCGCGGATTCGTTACCCTCGTCGATGCAGTCGGGGGAGTGGAGGTCACCCTGGAACATCCGCTGCGGGACGACCACGCACACATAGATCTCCCAACAGGTACCCAGCTGCTCGACGGACGCGCGGCGCTCGGTTTCGTGCGCAGTCGGCAGGGGGAGATTCTCGTTGACGGTGCTTGGGTCGCAGATCCCGAGGGTGCAGCAGGGCGGCAGCGGCGTGGCGGCGAGGTGTTTCGAGCCGTCCTGAGGAGGCTTCCGCGCAACCCTGTGACCCTCTACTCGCTGGCTTGGAGGACGCTGCCGGAAACCTCCCTCAGCGGCGGCACCTCCCTGCTGGACGTGGCCGGATTCCGGGACCTTCAGGGTGATTTCACCGGAATTCCTGTTGAGGGCGGCAGGGATGCTGATGACTGGGTGGCCACGGCCAATGACCAGACTCGAGCCGCCCTGGCCAGGACCGGGCTGGCCGGGGGATGTAGCGTCTGA